The following proteins are encoded in a genomic region of Populus nigra chromosome 16, ddPopNigr1.1, whole genome shotgun sequence:
- the LOC133675798 gene encoding uncharacterized protein LOC133675798, giving the protein MGGLEGWVQPSGFSPSGLLPNEVASVTQALEPERWETAEERTAELIACIQPNQPSEERRNAVLCYVQRLIMNCFPCQVFTFGSVPLKTYLPDGDIDLTVFTENQNLKETWANEVRDILEHEEKNENAEFHVKEVQYIQAEVKIIKCLVENIVVDISFDQLGGLCTLCFLEEVDQLIDQNHLFKRSIILIKAWCYYESRILGAHHGLISTYALETLVLYIFHVFNNKFAGPLEVLYRFLEFFSKFDWENYCISLWGPVPISSLPDMTALSPRKDGGQILLSKLFLDVCSSVYAVFPSRQENQEQSFVSKYFNVIDPLRANNNLGRSVNKGNFFRIRSAFAFGAQRLARLLDCPKENLLAEFNQFFLNTWDRHGKGHRPDAPSSNHVVQRPIRYNVIDGSETIINYSSSKKIKEDPSGHQSKVGVTYAAHASDSVSSQHDNRSLKRTSRPGNISAISGTRGQSMQANLTNSTASHQNNKKLIYNSLNENAHNEKMTSSGTYYLGNEVNAKYQFARTQSSPELTDTSSEVLSRGRHNRASETVNGQTAPARSHNSRRRNLVPEVLENHGARFSTEDSLSSRHSLSHQSIDAAVDSTSASNSYFGDSGEGTMEDHLSLSETTQLHQEEQDRVSVASFSGYSVSEQGQMPMNLASGQPPFALPPSVLASLGYAQKHMTGTAPINAPSFESPWVSNMHYPQGFIPNPVSQYFPSMGMTSDQEVTIEMIDAKLASTELSQEESDHGWSKPDADSVRHQQKNRSSQSRLQEHMQSLASVESNHVHSSRVSRSGSFSPRDRGLITEDRGLFRENYSDDAQYQIPKESDAYSSADLRFVPSSEASSSGSKSEDNGDGLLLRTCKSTKDRRGKKSVPSTDSSIAYGMDKNERQREEKSVDHISLQPDDDNREWISLSTIGTELSESMVSGVGASHVWNHQMQSYDPASVNRSNSMLSVAPMFVGPNSHQRPNDNHRALPFAFYPTGPPVPFLAMVPVYNVPTEAATSSVSTRKLDMDEEFDSSQNNHSNQSLDSSENVDWSEILNTYTSANNASSSVHSEQGRSEILNSDFASHWQNLQYGRFCQNARNNDSLPHPSPVVAPPMYLQGHFPWDGPGRPPADMNLLTQHMNGPHLIPVAPVHPGSIRQPGFYQHYADNIPRYRAGTGTYLPNPKISYRDRQFSNSRNHRGNNNYDRKDHHDDREGNWNNNSRPRFGGRSQNQNQAEKPSFRMDRSTPNNRRSDRSWNSKQDPLPPHHPRNGSFSFSNSTNRGSTNAAYGMYPPIPVVNHSEVSASVVMLYPYDRNMGYSSAGEHVEFGSLGPAHFTGDKASPHLGEESSRGINEQQDFQRASDLSSPDQPASPQVHRRV; this is encoded by the exons ATGGGTGGTCTAGAGGGCTGGGTTCAGCCCAGTGGCTTTTCCCCTAGTGGTCTCTTGCCTAATGAAGTTGCCTCTGTAACTCAAGCACTTGAGCCAGAGAGATGGGAAACTGCTGAAGAGAGAACTGCAGAGCTAATTGCTTGTATTCAGCCCAATCAACCATCCGAGGAGCGCCGAAATGCTGTTTTATGCTATGTTCAGCGCCTTATAATGAACTGCTTCCCCTGTCAG GTGTTCACCTTTGGGTCTGTGCCCCTCAAGACCTATCTACCTGATGGAGATATTGATTTAACAGTGTTTACTGAGAACCAGAATTTGAAGGAAACATGGGCCAATGAGGTACGGGATATCTTAGAGCACGAGGAGAAGAATGAGAACGCTGAATTCCATGTGAAAGAGGTTCAGTATATCCAGGCAGAG GTGAAGATCATAAAGTGTCTTGTGGAAAATATTGTAGTAGACATATCCTTTGACCAGCTTGGTGGTTTGTGTACCCTTTGCTTCCTTGAGGAG GTTGATCAATTGATAGATCAAAACCATCTATTCAAGCGCAGCATTATATTGATTAAAGCTTGGTGTTACTACGAGAGCCGCATCTTGGGTGCTCACCATGGCCTTATTTCAACTTACGCTCTGGAGACATTGGTTTTGTACATATTCCACGtgttcaataataaatttgctGGGCCACTTGAG GTGCTCTACCGCTTTCTGGAATTTTTCAGTAAATTTGACTGGGAGAACTATTGCATTAGCCTCTGGGGCCCAGTTCCAATTAGTTCACTTCCTGATATGACTG CACTCTCTCCACGGAAGGATGGTGGCCAGATACTTCTCAGCAAATTGTTTCTAGATGTCTGCAGCTCTGTGTATGCTGTCTTTCCTAGCCGGCAGGAAAATCAGGAGCAATCCTTTGTttccaaatattttaatgtCATCGATCCTTTGCGTGCAAATAACAATCTTGGCCGTAGTGTCAATAAGG GTAACTTCTTTAGGATTCGCAGTGCTTTTGCTTTTGGAGCTCAACGTCTGGCCAGATTGCTTGACTGTCCAAAAGAGAACCTGCTTGCTGAATTCAACCAGTTTTTCTTGAACACATGGGACAGGCATGGAAAAGGTCATCGCCCTGATGCTCCAAGTTCCAATCACGTTGTTCAGCGACCAATCAGGTATAATGTAATTGATGGGTCTGAGACCATCATAAATTATTCAAGCagcaaaaagataaaagaggATCCTTCTGGCCATCAATCTAAGGTCGGGGTGACTTATGCTGCTCATGCATCTGACAGTGTTTCCTCCCAGCATGATAACCGCAGTTTAAAACGAACATCCAGGCCTGGTAATATATCAGCTATTTCTGGCACTCGAGGCCAGAGCATGCAAGCCAACTTGACTAACTCCACGGCCTCTCatcagaataataaaaaattaatatataatagttTGAATGAGAATGCACATAATGAAAAGATGACAAGTTCCGGAACATATTACTTGGGGAATGAAGTGAATGCTAAGTATCAATTTGCAAGGACTCAATCCAGTCCGGAACTAACGGATACATCCAGTGAAGTCTTATCTCGAGGGAGGCATAACAGGGCATCAGAGACAGTAAATGGGCAGACTGCTCCTGCAAGGTCACACAATAGCAGGAGAAGAAATTTGGTCCCTGAGGTTTTGGAGAACCATGGTGCAAGATTTTCAACTGAAGACTCACTATCTTCAAGGCATAGCCTATCCCATCAGAGCATTGATGCTGCTGTTGATTCTACTAGTGCTTCAAATAGCTATTTTGGTGATTCTGGCGAAGGAACCATGGAAGACCACCTTTCTCTCTCAGAGACAACGCAATTGCATCAGGAAGAGCAAGACCGTGTTAGCGTGGCATCTTTCAGTGGTTATAGTGTCAGTGAACAGGGTCAGATGCCCATGAATTTAGCTTCTGGTCAACCACCTTTTGCTTTACCACCTTCTGTATTAGCTTCCCTTGGATATGCTCAAAAACATATGACTGGTACAGCTCCCATAAATGCTCCTTCATTTGAGTCCCCTTGGGTGTCGAACATGCACTATCCTCAAGGTTTTATTCCAAATCCAGTATCCCAATATTTTCCAAGCATGGGAATGACCTCAGATCAAGAAGTAACAATTGAAATGATTGATGCTAAATTGGCATCTACAGAGTTGAGTCAAGAAGAGAGTGATCATGGTTGGTCTAAGCCAGATGCAGATTCTGTAAGACATCAACAGAAGAACAGAAGCTCCCAATCTCGACTGCAGGAGCATATGCAATCTCTTGCTTCTGTTGAGTCTAACCATGTCCATTCATCTCGTGTAAGCAGGTCCGGCAGTTTCTCTCCAAGGGATCGCGGGTTAATTACAGAAGACAGAGGTCTGTTTAGGGAAAATTACAGTGACGATGCTCAATATCAAATACCTAAAGAGTCTGATGCTTATTCCTCAGCTGATTTAAGATTTGTACCTTCTTCAGAAGCATCGTCCTCAGGAAGCAAATCTGAAGATAATGGTGATGGATTACTTTTGAGGACTTGTAAGTCAACAAAGGATCGGCGGGGAAAGAAATCTGTTCCTTCTACAGATTCTTCTATTGCATATGGGATGGATAAGAATGAAAGGCAACGTGAAGAAAAATCAGTTGATCACATATCTCTTCAGCCAGATGATGACAACAGAGAGTGGATTTCACTTTCAACCATAGGCACTGAACTGTCAGAAAGCATGGTTTCTGGTGTTGGTGCTTCACATGTTTGGAATCATCAAATGCAAAGTTATGATCCGGCATCAGTGAACAGATCAAATTCAATGCTTTCAGTTGCTCCAATGTTTGTGGGTCCCAATTCTCATCAGAGACCTAATGATAACCATAGAGCACTACCCTTTGCATTTTATCCCACAGGACCACCGGTGCCTTTTCTAGCCATGGTTCCAGTATACAATGTTCCAACCGAAGCAGCAACATCTAGTGTATCCACCAGAAAACTCGATATGGATGAAGAATTTGATAGCTCACAAAACAATCACTCGAACCAAAGTTTGGATTCATCTGAGAATGTTGATTGGTCAGAGATTTTAAATACTTATACATCTGCGAATAATGCTTCTTCCTCCGTGCATTCTGAACAGGGCAGATCTGAAATTTTGAATAGTGATTTTGCCAGCCACTGGCAGAATCTACAATATGGGCGGTTTTGCCAGAATGCTCGAAATAATGATTCCTTGCCTCATCCATCTCCTGTTGTAGCACCGCCAATGTACTTGCAGGGACATTTTCCATGGGATGGTCCTGGAAGACCTCCTGCAGACATGAATCTCTTAACTCAACATATGAATGGTCCTCATCTTATTCCAGTCGCTCCTGTCCATCCAGGATCTATCAGGCAGCCTGGCTTTTATCAACATTATGCTGATAATATTCCTAGATACCGTGCTGGAACTGGAACTTACCTGCCCAATCCG aAAATATCTTACAGGGATCGACAATTTTCCAATTCCAGAAACCATAGGGGAAATAACAACTATGACAGGAAGGACCACCATGATGACAGGGAAGGAAACTGGAATAACAACTCAAGACCACGATTTGGTGGTCGCAGCCAAAACCAGAATCAAGCTGAGAAGCCATCCTTTAGGATGGATAGGAGTACACCAAATAATCGTCGTTCTGATAGGTCATGGAACTCAAAGCAAGATCCTCTTCCACCACACCATCCCCGAAATGGTTCATTTAGTTTCTCAAACTCCACAAACCGAGGTTCTACCAATGCGGCATATGGCATGTATCCGCCAATACCAGTTGTGAATCATAGTGAAGTTTCTGCATCAGTAGTTATGCTTTATCCATATGACCGAAACATGGGCTACAGTTCTGCTGGTGAGCATGTAGAATTTGGGTCCCTTGGGCCAGCTCATTTCACCGGTGACAAGGCATCACCTCATCTTGGTGAAGAGTCATCAAGAGGCATTAATGAGCAACAAGATTTTCAAAGAGCTTCTGATCTTTCTTCTCCAGATCAGCCAGCATCACCCCAGGTTCACAG GAGGGTTTAA
- the LOC133675309 gene encoding abscisic acid receptor PYL8-like: MIERLEVISSHTPRHKPLYNSHRPLTREDFRRQRKVILEELQGKREKMNGNCNGRGGIGCVESEYIRRHHTHDDLADHQCSSALVKHIKAPVQLVWSLVRRFDQPQKYKPFISRCVVLGNLEIGSLREVDVRSGLPATTSTERLELLDDDEHILSIRIVGGDHRLKNYSSIISLHPEIIDGRPGTLVIESFVVDVPDGNTKDETCYFVEALIKCNLKSLADVSEHLAVQDRTEPIDCM, from the exons ATGATAGAGAGGCTTGAGGTTATTTCCTCACACACACCCCGCCATAAACCTCTTTACAATTCCCACCGTCCATTGACCAGAGAAGACTTCCGGCGACAGAGAAAAGTCATCCTTGAAGAGTTACAAG gaaaacgagagaaaatgaATGGAAATTGTAATGGAAGAGGAGGGATAGGATGTGTTGAGAGTGAATATATAAGAAGGCACCATACACATGATGATCTTGCTGACCATCAGTGTAGTTCTGCTCTTGTTAAGCATATCAAAGCTCCAGTTCAACTT GTTTGGTCATTGGTGAGAAGATTTGATCAACCACAGAAGTACAAGCCTTTCATCAGCAGGTGTGTTGTGCTGGGAAATCTTGAGATTGGGAGTCTTAGAGAAGTAGATGTTAGGTCAGGGCTTCCTGCTACCACAAGTACTGAAAGATTGGAACTTCTCGATGATGATGAACATATCCTCAGCATCAGGATAGTTGGCGGGGATCACAGACTTAAG AACTATTCTTCAATCATTTCCCTCCATCCAGAGATCATTGATGGACGACCAGGGACTCTGGTGATTGAATCTTTTGTGGTGGATGTGCCTGATGGGAACACGAAGGATGAAACATGCTACTTTGTCGAAGCTTTAATCAAGTGCAATCTCAAATCACTAGCCGATGTCTCAGAGCACCTTGCAGTGCAGGACCGAACCGAGCCCATTGATTGTATGTAA